In Arvicanthis niloticus isolate mArvNil1 chromosome 4, mArvNil1.pat.X, whole genome shotgun sequence, a single window of DNA contains:
- the Cks1b gene encoding cyclin-dependent kinases regulatory subunit 1: MSHKQIYYSDKYDDEEFEYRHVMLPKDIAKLVPKTHLMSESEWRNLGVQQSQGWVHYMIHEPEPHILLFRRPLPKKPKK; this comes from the exons ATGTCTCACAAACAAATCTACTATTCGGACAAATACGACGACGAGGAGTTCGAGTACCG GCATGTCATGTTGCCCAAGGACATAGCCAAGCTGGTCCCCAAAACCCATTTGATGTCTGAATCTGAATGGAGAAATCTCGGCGTTCAACAAAGTCAGGGATGGGTCCACTATATGATCCATGAGCCAG AACCTCACATCTTACTGTTCCGGCGGCCACTGCCCAAGAAGCCAAAGAAATGA
- the Shc1 gene encoding SHC-transforming protein 1 isoform X1, which translates to MDLLPPKPKYNPLRNESLSSLEEGASGSTPPEELPSPSASSLGPILPPLPGDDSPTTLCSFFPRMSNLKLANPAGGRLGPKGEPGKAAEDGEGSAGAALRDSGLLPLLQDMNKLSGGGGRRTRVEGGQLGGEEWTRHGSFVNKPTRGWLHPNDKVMGPGVSYLVRYMGCVEVLQSMRALDFNTRTQVTREAISLVCEAVPGAKGATRRRKPCSRPLSSILGRSNLKFAGMPITLTVSTSSLNLMAADCKQIIANHHMQSISFASGGDPDTAEYVAYVAKDPVNQRACHILECPEGLAQDVISTIGQAFELRFKQYLRNPPKLVTPHDRMAGFDGSAWDEEEEEPPDHQYYNDFPGKEPPLGGVVDMRLREGAARPTLPSAQVPSHLGATLPIGQHAAGDHEVRKQMLPPPPCPGRELFDDPSYVNIQNLDKARQAGGGAGPPNPSVNGSAPRDLFDMKPFEDALRVPPPPQSMSMAEQLQGESWFHGKLSRREAEALLQLNGDFLVRESTTTPGQYVLTGLQSGQPKHLLLVDPEGVVRTKDHRFESVSHLISYHMDNHLPIISAGSELCLQQPVDRKV; encoded by the exons ATGGATCTTCTACCCCCCAAGCCGAAGTACAACCCACTTCGGAATGAGTCTCTGTCATCGCTGGAGGAGGGCGCTTCAGGGTCTACCCCACCGGAGGAGCTGCCTTCCCCATCAGCCTCATCCCTGGGACccattctgcctcctctgccaGGGGACGATAGTCCGACTACCCTGTGTTCCTTCTTTCCCCGGATGAGCAACCTGAAGCTGGCCAATCCTGCTGGGGGGCGCCTGGGACCTAAAGGGGAGCCAGGAAAGGCTGCTGAAGATGGGGAAGGGAGTGCAGGGGCAGCCCTTCGGGACTCAGGCCTCTTGCCCCTCCTCCAGGACATGAACAAGCTGAGTGGAGGCGGCGGGCGCAGGACTCGGGTAGAAGGGGGCCAGCTGGGGGGCGAGGAGTGGACCAGACACGGGAGCTTTGTCAATAAGCCCACACGAGGCTGGCTGCATCCCAACGACAAAGTCATGGGACCTGGGGTTTCCTACTTGGTTCGG TACATGGGTTGTGTGGAGGTCTTACAGTCAATGCGAGCCCTTGACTTCAATACCCGGACTCAGGTCACCAG GGAGGCCATCAGTTTGGTGTGTGAAGCTGTGCCTGGTGCCAAAGGGGCGACAAGGAGGAGAAAG CCTTGTAGCCGCCCACTCAGCTCTATCCTGGGGAGGAGTAACCTGAAGTTTGCTGGAATGCCAATCACTCTCACTGTGTCTACCAGCAGCCTTAACCTCATGGCGGCAGACTGCAAACAG ATCATTGCCAACCATCACATGCAATCTATCTCATTCGCGTCTGGTGGGGATCCG GACACAGCTGAGTACGTTGCCTATGTTGCCAAAGACCCTGTGAATCAGAGAG CCTGCCATATCCTGGAGTGTCCTGAAGGGCTTGCTCAGGATGTCATCAGCACCATCGGGCAGGCCTTTGAGTTACGCTTCAAACAGTATCTCAGGAATCCACCCAAGCTGGTCACCCCCCATGACAG gaTGGCTGGCTTTGATGGCTCAGCttgggatgaggaggaagaagagcccCCTGACCATCAGTACTATAATGACTTCCCAGGGAAGGAACCCCCTCTAGGTGGGGTGGTAGACATGAGGCTTCGGGAAGGGGCTGCTCGGCCCACTTTGCCCAGTGCCCAGGTGCCCAGCCACTTGGGAGCTACACTG CCTATAGGACAGCATGCTGCAGGAGACCATGAAGTCCGGAAACAGATGCTGCCTCCACCACCTTGCCCAG GCAGAGAACTCTTCGATGACCCCTCCTATGTCAACATCCAGAATCTAGACAAGGCCCGGCAAGCTGGGGGTGGGGCCGGGCCCCCAAATCCTTCTGTTAATGGCAGTGCACCTCGAGACCTCTTTGACATGA AGCCCTTTGAAGATGCACTTCGGGTGCCGCCTCCTCCCCAGTCCATGTCCATGGCTGAGCAGCTCCAAGGGGAGTCCTGGTTCCATGGGAAGCTGAGCCGGCGGGAGGCTGAAGCGCTACTGCAGCTCAATGGTGACTTCTTGGTGCGAGAGAGTACAACCACACCTGGCCAGTACGTGCTCACTGGCCTGCAGAGTGGCCAGCCCAAGCACTTGCTTCTGGTGGACCCTGAAGGTGTG GTTCGGACAAAGGATCACCGCTTTGAGAGTGTCAGTCACCTGATCAGCTACCACATGGACAATCACTTGCCTATCATCTCTGCGGGCAGCGAACTGTGTCTACAGCAACCTGTGGATCGGAAAGTGTGA
- the Shc1 gene encoding SHC-transforming protein 1 isoform X3 — MNKLSGGGGRRTRVEGGQLGGEEWTRHGSFVNKPTRGWLHPNDKVMGPGVSYLVRYMGCVEVLQSMRALDFNTRTQVTREAISLVCEAVPGAKGATRRRKPCSRPLSSILGRSNLKFAGMPITLTVSTSSLNLMAADCKQIIANHHMQSISFASGGDPDTAEYVAYVAKDPVNQRACHILECPEGLAQDVISTIGQAFELRFKQYLRNPPKLVTPHDRMAGFDGSAWDEEEEEPPDHQYYNDFPGKEPPLGGVVDMRLREGAARPTLPSAQVPSHLGATLPIGQHAAGDHEVRKQMLPPPPCPGRELFDDPSYVNIQNLDKARQAGGGAGPPNPSVNGSAPRDLFDMKPFEDALRVPPPPQSMSMAEQLQGESWFHGKLSRREAEALLQLNGDFLVRESTTTPGQYVLTGLQSGQPKHLLLVDPEGVVRTKDHRFESVSHLISYHMDNHLPIISAGSELCLQQPVDRKV, encoded by the exons ATGAACAAGCTGAGTGGAGGCGGCGGGCGCAGGACTCGGGTAGAAGGGGGCCAGCTGGGGGGCGAGGAGTGGACCAGACACGGGAGCTTTGTCAATAAGCCCACACGAGGCTGGCTGCATCCCAACGACAAAGTCATGGGACCTGGGGTTTCCTACTTGGTTCGG TACATGGGTTGTGTGGAGGTCTTACAGTCAATGCGAGCCCTTGACTTCAATACCCGGACTCAGGTCACCAG GGAGGCCATCAGTTTGGTGTGTGAAGCTGTGCCTGGTGCCAAAGGGGCGACAAGGAGGAGAAAG CCTTGTAGCCGCCCACTCAGCTCTATCCTGGGGAGGAGTAACCTGAAGTTTGCTGGAATGCCAATCACTCTCACTGTGTCTACCAGCAGCCTTAACCTCATGGCGGCAGACTGCAAACAG ATCATTGCCAACCATCACATGCAATCTATCTCATTCGCGTCTGGTGGGGATCCG GACACAGCTGAGTACGTTGCCTATGTTGCCAAAGACCCTGTGAATCAGAGAG CCTGCCATATCCTGGAGTGTCCTGAAGGGCTTGCTCAGGATGTCATCAGCACCATCGGGCAGGCCTTTGAGTTACGCTTCAAACAGTATCTCAGGAATCCACCCAAGCTGGTCACCCCCCATGACAG gaTGGCTGGCTTTGATGGCTCAGCttgggatgaggaggaagaagagcccCCTGACCATCAGTACTATAATGACTTCCCAGGGAAGGAACCCCCTCTAGGTGGGGTGGTAGACATGAGGCTTCGGGAAGGGGCTGCTCGGCCCACTTTGCCCAGTGCCCAGGTGCCCAGCCACTTGGGAGCTACACTG CCTATAGGACAGCATGCTGCAGGAGACCATGAAGTCCGGAAACAGATGCTGCCTCCACCACCTTGCCCAG GCAGAGAACTCTTCGATGACCCCTCCTATGTCAACATCCAGAATCTAGACAAGGCCCGGCAAGCTGGGGGTGGGGCCGGGCCCCCAAATCCTTCTGTTAATGGCAGTGCACCTCGAGACCTCTTTGACATGA AGCCCTTTGAAGATGCACTTCGGGTGCCGCCTCCTCCCCAGTCCATGTCCATGGCTGAGCAGCTCCAAGGGGAGTCCTGGTTCCATGGGAAGCTGAGCCGGCGGGAGGCTGAAGCGCTACTGCAGCTCAATGGTGACTTCTTGGTGCGAGAGAGTACAACCACACCTGGCCAGTACGTGCTCACTGGCCTGCAGAGTGGCCAGCCCAAGCACTTGCTTCTGGTGGACCCTGAAGGTGTG GTTCGGACAAAGGATCACCGCTTTGAGAGTGTCAGTCACCTGATCAGCTACCACATGGACAATCACTTGCCTATCATCTCTGCGGGCAGCGAACTGTGTCTACAGCAACCTGTGGATCGGAAAGTGTGA
- the Pygo2 gene encoding pygopus homolog 2 isoform X1, giving the protein MAASAPPPPDKLEGGSGPVPPPAPPSTGRKQGKAGLQMKSPEKKRRKSNTQGPAYSHLTEFAPPPTPMVDHLVASNPFEDDFGAPKVGGTGPPFLGSPVPFGGFRVQGGMAGQVPPGYGTGGGGGPQPLRRQPPPFPPNPMGPAFNMPPQGPGYPPPGNMNFPSQPFNQSLGQNFSPPGGQMMPGPVGGFGPMISPTMGQPPRGELGPPPLPQRFTQPGAPFGPSIQRPGQGLPSLPPNTSPFPGPDPGFPGPGGEDGGKPLNPPAPTAFPQEPHSGSPAAAVNGNQPSFPPSSSGRGGGTPDANSLAPPSKAGGGSGPQPPPGLVYPCGACRSEVNDDQDAILCEASCQKWFHRECTGMTESAYGLLTTEASAVWACDLCLKTKEIQSVYIREGMGQLVAANDG; this is encoded by the exons ATGGCCGCCTCGGCGCCGCCCCCACCGGACAAGCTGGAGGGAGGCAGCGGCCCCGTACCGCCCCCCGCGCCGCCCAGCACCGGGAGGAAGCAGGGCAAGGCCG gtctGCAAATGAAGAGCCCTGAAAAGAAACGAAGAAAGTCCAATACTCAG GGTCCTGCATACTCACATCTGACGGAGTTTGCCCCGCCCCCGACCCCCATGGTGGATCATCTGGTCGCTTCTAACCCTTTTGAGGATGACTTTGGAGCCCCTAAGGTGGGGGGCACAGGCCCTCCGTTCCTTGGCAGTCCGGTGCCCTTTGGAGGCTTTCGTGTACAGGGGGGCATGGCGGGCCAGGTACCCCCAGGCTACGGCACTGGAGGAGGAGGGGGTCCCCAGCCACTTCGTCGGCagccccctccttttcctcccaacCCTATGGGTCCAGCTTTTAATATGCCTCCTCAGGGCCCTGGCTATCCGCCCCCAGGCAACATGAACTTTCCCAGTCAACCCTTCAACCAGTCTCTGGGCCAAAACTTTAGCCCACCTGGTGGGCAGATGATGCCAGGCCCAGTGGGGGGATTTGGTCCCATGATCTCACCCACCATGGGACAACCTCCTAGAGGGGAGCTgggtcctcctcctctcccacaacGCTTTACCCAACCAGGAGCACCTTTTGGTCCTTCTATTCAGAGACCTGGTCAGGGACTCCCCAGTCTGCCTCCCAACACAAGTCCCTTCCCTGGTCCAGACCCTGGGTTTCCTGGCCCTGGTGGTGAGGATGGTGGCAAACCCTTGAATCCACCTGCCCCCACTGCCTTTCCCCAGGAGCCCCACTCAGGCTCCCCAGCTGCTGCTGTTAATGGGAATCAGCCCAGTTTCCCCCCTAGCAGCAGTGGTCGAGGTGGGGGCACTCCAGATGCCAACAGTCTGGCACCCCCCAGCAAGGCAGGTGGAGGCTCAGGGCCCCAGCCTCCCCCAGGCCTGGTATACCCTTGTGGTGCCTGTCGGAGCGAGGTGAACGATGACCAGGATGCCATCTTGTGTGAGGCCTCCTGCCAGAAGTGGTTCCACCGAGAGTGCACCGGCATGACCGAGAGTGCCTACGGCCTGCTGACCACCGAGGCCTCTGCCGTCTGGGCCTGTGATCTCTGCCTCAAGACCAAAGAGATCCAATCTGTCTACATCCGAGAGGGCATGGGCCAGTTGGTGGCCGCTAACGATGGGTGA
- the Pygo2 gene encoding pygopus homolog 2 isoform X2 encodes MKSPEKKRRKSNTQGPAYSHLTEFAPPPTPMVDHLVASNPFEDDFGAPKVGGTGPPFLGSPVPFGGFRVQGGMAGQVPPGYGTGGGGGPQPLRRQPPPFPPNPMGPAFNMPPQGPGYPPPGNMNFPSQPFNQSLGQNFSPPGGQMMPGPVGGFGPMISPTMGQPPRGELGPPPLPQRFTQPGAPFGPSIQRPGQGLPSLPPNTSPFPGPDPGFPGPGGEDGGKPLNPPAPTAFPQEPHSGSPAAAVNGNQPSFPPSSSGRGGGTPDANSLAPPSKAGGGSGPQPPPGLVYPCGACRSEVNDDQDAILCEASCQKWFHRECTGMTESAYGLLTTEASAVWACDLCLKTKEIQSVYIREGMGQLVAANDG; translated from the exons ATGAAGAGCCCTGAAAAGAAACGAAGAAAGTCCAATACTCAG GGTCCTGCATACTCACATCTGACGGAGTTTGCCCCGCCCCCGACCCCCATGGTGGATCATCTGGTCGCTTCTAACCCTTTTGAGGATGACTTTGGAGCCCCTAAGGTGGGGGGCACAGGCCCTCCGTTCCTTGGCAGTCCGGTGCCCTTTGGAGGCTTTCGTGTACAGGGGGGCATGGCGGGCCAGGTACCCCCAGGCTACGGCACTGGAGGAGGAGGGGGTCCCCAGCCACTTCGTCGGCagccccctccttttcctcccaacCCTATGGGTCCAGCTTTTAATATGCCTCCTCAGGGCCCTGGCTATCCGCCCCCAGGCAACATGAACTTTCCCAGTCAACCCTTCAACCAGTCTCTGGGCCAAAACTTTAGCCCACCTGGTGGGCAGATGATGCCAGGCCCAGTGGGGGGATTTGGTCCCATGATCTCACCCACCATGGGACAACCTCCTAGAGGGGAGCTgggtcctcctcctctcccacaacGCTTTACCCAACCAGGAGCACCTTTTGGTCCTTCTATTCAGAGACCTGGTCAGGGACTCCCCAGTCTGCCTCCCAACACAAGTCCCTTCCCTGGTCCAGACCCTGGGTTTCCTGGCCCTGGTGGTGAGGATGGTGGCAAACCCTTGAATCCACCTGCCCCCACTGCCTTTCCCCAGGAGCCCCACTCAGGCTCCCCAGCTGCTGCTGTTAATGGGAATCAGCCCAGTTTCCCCCCTAGCAGCAGTGGTCGAGGTGGGGGCACTCCAGATGCCAACAGTCTGGCACCCCCCAGCAAGGCAGGTGGAGGCTCAGGGCCCCAGCCTCCCCCAGGCCTGGTATACCCTTGTGGTGCCTGTCGGAGCGAGGTGAACGATGACCAGGATGCCATCTTGTGTGAGGCCTCCTGCCAGAAGTGGTTCCACCGAGAGTGCACCGGCATGACCGAGAGTGCCTACGGCCTGCTGACCACCGAGGCCTCTGCCGTCTGGGCCTGTGATCTCTGCCTCAAGACCAAAGAGATCCAATCTGTCTACATCCGAGAGGGCATGGGCCAGTTGGTGGCCGCTAACGATGGGTGA
- the Pbxip1 gene encoding pre-B-cell leukemia transcription factor-interacting protein 1 encodes MASCPDSDNSWVLAGSENLPVETLGPEPRIDPESEGDPQALRDSSKADGKELAETLDGEETLFQTESSQGESTALPEESEAKGTLGGDGHGTETPGDTMIQEDLLETPVVTSLGPDTQDLESEIHPQNLPSSPRAVWKEHRCSSSDDDTDVDVEGLRRRRGQEPSPPQPMVPADVEDQGKGEGIGGELGISVNMCFLGALVLLGLGILLFSGALLEPETGPMEEAELQVFPETGPETELVETMGNRQDEKQQLQASVPPDSVPSLQSMGLLLDKLAKENQDIRLLQAQLQAQKEELQSLLHQPKGLEEENARLREALQQGRSSHQALESELQQLRARLQGLEANCVRGVDGVCLNWGEGPQGGKATKEQGHKGQETDPSLLEQHKQLEAEAKALRQELQRQWQLLGSVHRDLQRGLQDVGQGAPAHAGLAKLGHMLAQTLQGLENQGISTGRSSNDSEAWLQKKPHFQKPREWSGKEKWRGGQRDQKAEHWRPRKEESGQEKKRSWRDEGREFTGHWKEGRLGAEESGSRRDGKRQDAKVHPRKSGNPHFGERQKHSWGKDNSPETLSSWEELLRRKYRPPQGCSGVADCARQEGLAFFGVELAPVRQQELASVLREYLARLPWAGQLTKQLPLSPAYFGEDGIFRHDRLRFRDFVDALEDSLEEVALKQTGDDDEVDDFEDFIFSHFFGDKALKKRSRKKEKHSWNPRVVGPREEHSRHPHHHHQG; translated from the exons ATGGCCTCCTGCCCAGATTCAGATAATAGCTGGGTGCTTGCCGGCTCTGAG AATCTGCCTGTGGAGACTCTGGGCCCAGAACCCAGGATAGACCCTGAATCTGAGGGAGACCCCCAGGCCCTTCGGGACTCCTCCAAGGCAGATGGCAAAGAATTAGCTGAGACTTTGGATGGAGAAG agacgctTTTCCAGACGGAAAGTTCCCAGGGTGAAAgtactgctctgccagaggaatCTGAGGCCAAG GGCACTCTGGGAGGTGATGGTCATGGGACGGAGACCCCTGGAGACACAATGATCCAGGAAGATTTGCTGGAGACTCCTGTGGTGACAAGCCTTGGACCAGACACACAGGACCTGGAGAGTGAGATCCATCCACAGAACCTGCCCTCAAGTCCCAGAGCAG ttTGGAAAGAGCATCGCTGCTCCAGCAGTGACGATGACACTGATGTAGATGTGGAGGGTCTGCGGAGACGGAGGGGCCAGGAGCCCAGCCCACCCCAGCCCATGGTACCTGCGGATGTGGAGGACCAGGGCAAGGGCGAGGGTATAGGTGGAGAGCTGGGCATCTCTGTCAACATGTGTTTCCTGGGGGCCCTGGTTCTTCTGGGCCTGGGAATCCTCCTGTTCTCTG GTGCACTGCTGGAGCCCGAGACTG GGCCCATGGAGGAAGCTGAATTGCAGGTCTTTCCAGAAACTGGGCCAGAGACCGAGCTGGTAGAGACTATGGGGAACAGGCAG GATGAAAAACAGCAGCTGCAGGCCTCAGTACCACCAGACAGTGTCCCCAGCCTGCAGAGCATGGGGCTTCTGCTGGACAAGCTGGCCAAGGAAAACCAGGATATCCGGCTGCTGCAGGCTCAGCTGCAG GCTCAGAAAGAAGAGCTTCAGAGCCTGTTGCACCAGCCCAAAGGGCTGGAGGAGGAGAATGCCCGGCTCCGGGAAGCCCTGCAGCAGGGCAGGTCCTCCCACCAGGCCCTAGAGTCAGAACTGCAGCAGCTAAGGGCCCGACTCCAAGGGCTAGAGGCAAACTGTGTCCGGGGTGTGGATGGGGTGTGTCTCAACTGGGGTGAAGGTCCACAGGGTGGCAAGGCCACCAAGGAACAAGGCCACAAGGGGCAGGAAACAGACCCCAGCTTATTGGAGCAGCATAAGCAGCTTGAGGCTGAGGCCAAGGCTCTAAGGCAGGAGCTGCAGAGACAGTGGCAGCTGTTGGGTTCTGTGCACCGTGACTTGCAGAGGGGCTTGCAGGATGTTGGCCAGGGAGCCCCAGCTCACGCTGGCCTGGCTAAACTTGGTCACATGTTGGCCCAGACGTTGCAGGGCCTAGAGAATCAGGGTATTAGCACTGGCAGGTCCTCCAATGACTCGGAGGCCTGGCTCCAGAAGAAACCTCACTTCCAGAAACCCAGGGAGTGGAGTGGGAAGGAGAAGTGGCGTGGTGGGCAGAGGGATCAGAAGGCTGAGCACTGGAGGCCAAGGAAGGAGGAGTCTGgccaggagaagaagaggagctggagggatgagGGTAGGGAATTCACAGGACACTGGAAGGAAGGCAGGCTGGGGGCAGAAGAATCGGGGAGCAGAAGGGATGGAAAGCGACAGGACGCAAAAGTACACCCTAGGAAAAGTGGGAACCCACACTTTGGAGAAAGGCAGAAGCATTCTTGGGGGAAAGACAATAGCCCTGAGACCCTGTCCTCTTGGGAGGAGCTGCTGAGGCGCAAGTACCGGCCCCCTCAGGGCTGTTCAGGTGTGGCCGACTGTGCCCGGCAAGAGGGCCTGGCCTTCTTTGGCGTGGAGCTGGCCCCAGTGCGGCAGCAGGAGCTGGCCTCTGTGCTGAGAGAATACTTGGCTCGGCTCCCCTGGGCTGGGCAGCTGACCAAACAGCTGCCCCTCTCACCTGCTTACTTTGGAGAAGATGGCATCTTCAGGCATGACCGCCTTCGCTTCAGGGATTTTGTGGATGCACTGGAGGACAGCCTGGAGGAGGTGGCACTGAAACAGACAGGTGATGATGATGAGGTGGACGACTTTGAGGACTTCATCTTCAGCCACTTCTTTGGAGACAAGGCACTGAAGAAGAG gtcaagaaagaaggagaagcacTCTTGGAACCCCAGAGTTGTGGGACCCCGGGAAGAGCACAGCCGCCatccccaccaccatcaccaaggcTGA